The Xanthocytophaga agilis DNA window CAGGCAGTATAAATACAGGATTTGTGCTGCCCATTTCTGCATATACAGGAATAGGAGTATTTCTCCGTACGGCTGCATCGTATATAGCCTTTCCTCCTCTGAAAGATCCAGTAAAGCCAACTGCTTGAATTAGTGGATGTGTTACTAAGGCCATTCCCGGTTCATGTGTGAGTCCATGTACCATCGAAAATACACCATCAGGTAACTGACAAGCCTTGGCTGCTTTCAGAATGGCTGTAGCAACTAGCTCACAAGTAGCAGGATGGGCAGGGTGAGCTTTAAAAACAACAGGGCAACCTGCCGCTAATGCAGATACCGTATCTCCACCTGCCACAGAAAATGCTAATGGAAAGTTACTGGCTCCAAATACGGCTACAGGTCCAAGGGGCACTTCCATCTGACGAATGTCCGGTTTGGGCAGAGGTGTACGATCTGGCTGAGCCAGATCAATTCGTGCATTTACCCAGGAACCTTCTTTCAATAGATTTGCAAACAGCTGAAGTTGTCCAACAGTACGACCACGTTCACCTTGCAGACGAGTTATCGGTAAGGCTGTTTCCAATGAAGCTGTGTCGAGTAATACATCCCCTATTTCCACTATTTCTTCAGCAATCTTTTCCAGAAACTGTGCCTTTTGTTTATCACTCAGGCGTCTGTAAGTCTTAAAGGCTTCATGCGCTTTGTGAACTGCCAGATCTACTTCATTTTTAGTCGCCTCATGAAATATAGGTGATAAGGCTTCATTATTTCTGGGATTAATACCTGTAAAGGTTTGTTTTCCTTGCTGAGAGTATTCGTATCCGATAAGTTGCTGGCCTGTCAACGACATAGGTATAAGGATTTGGTAATGATTTGTAAAACAAGTGTTTTTGTCTGCAAAATATAAAACCTCTCATTTAGTGAGAGGTTTTTATGCTAGTAAAATATAGTTGTATGTTCTATTTTTAGATTCAATAGTTCACTAACAATTACATTTTTCTGCTACATAAAAGAAATCCAGACAGGTCTCAATATTATCATCCAGGAAATAATCGGTATACTGGATTTCATTTACTAATCCTGTATTACTATCCATCAATTTTTTCCGGTTCATTCGATTTAGAATATCATATGGAATTTGCAGTAGTGCTCTAGGTAAACGGTATTGCAGATTCAGAATATCATATTTTGTGATTTTCTCTACTGCCTTTTTGTTTTGCTCCATATAAGTCTCTACCTTCTCATTTCCTTGCACTCCAAACGTCTGCAATTTTGTAAAGTACTTTTTCATGAGGGAAATTAACTCCTGTGCCTTATATTCCCGAACATGCCAGGGATTACGAGTTAGCGAACGTTTGATATTAGGAGTTGTAATGATAAGCTTACCTTCTGGTTTTAACACCCGGTGTAATTCCTTCACAAACAGGTTATCATCCTCAATGTGTTCTATTACCTGAAAAGCTACTACGGTGTCATAACTTTCGGTAGGTATCTTTTGTAACGGAGGAACATTCTGACCAATAAATAACGCATTGGGATATGTTTGACGCAATTGTTCTATCAACTGTTCATTTTTATCAATCCCGGTATATTTGTCACAAGCCTCAGATAAAATAGCAATACCTCTGCCTACACCACAACCTACTTCCAGCAACTGGCCTTTAGTAATATTGGTTGCTTCATAATACGCAAACAACAAACGTTGATGTATCGGGTTATCCGATATAATTTCGTGTGAGGTTATCTCTGTTGTACTAAAAGACATTCGTTTTTGTTTTTTATAATTTGCAGTGTATAACTACCTGATAAAAGTCCTCTCTTCAAAAAACAACTGCCAGATATAAATCTAGAACTTCACGCCTGCCCTTTTCAATTGGCCTTTGATAAAGTTTTTAAGCGTTTCTTTTGTATTGGTGCCTACTTTCTTCAATGTACTATCTCCCGGTTTAGGCTTAAAGATAGTATCATGGTATTTATTCAGGATTGTAGGATCTGTGATAGGAGTATAGAAATAAGTATAGAACGATTTTCTTGTTTCTCCTGGAGGCAATGTAATTTTTGAATATCCATGATAAGAAATCTCACTGGTTTCAAAAATCAATACCCGATTCAGTATAGGCATTACAACCTTTTCCATCTTGGTCATATCTGCATTCCACATTTCCATTCCTCCACCATATTCATCTTTCCAGTTTTTATTTAGATAGACCAGAAAATTCAAACGGCGATATACATTCTTTACATGGTGTATGTTAAAGTCAACATGTATATCCAGAAAGCTTCCATCGCTACCCTGATGTAAACCAGTACCCAGACTATCGTCAGTTACAAATACACCTTTGATTCCTGTTACTTTCTCCATCCATTGAGCGAATTCCGGGGACATGATCTCGTTGCGAACCTGAGTAAAGATGGGATCAAAATCAGAAAAGTTAGATCCTTCAGACTTATTTTCATTCATTCCTTTCCAGTGCTTGGTCAATTTCTCTACTGAAGGAAAATTTTCATATAGCTTATCAGCTACTTCTTGGCGAAAGAAATTATCAAGAACCAGATGTTTATATGGCTTACTAGTCTGAAATTCAGCAGCTAGTTGTTCTACTTTAGCTGCATCTGTATAAATTGGATTAATCAGTTCCATAAGTGAAAATAGGCCCGTCGATAAATGGTTAATTGAACTAACTATAGTAGAAATCAAGAACGATGGTATCACAAAAATAAACTAATGCTTAATTTCGTTTTTAACAAGGTATTATTTTTGCGAATGTTTATCAATGTGTTTGTGAAAACTCATTACTTTTAGAATATACTTTTACAAAAGTAATCATTTTTATACAACACTGAGATTTTCAGTTTGAAAAGATACTATTTTGATTGCAGCCTGTTCTGTCTATAAATTACATATACAATTACAATGAAACTATATTATTTTTTTCTTGGTGCAGCACTATTAGTAGCTGGTTGTTCACGGCCTCCTGCATCCAAGCCTGTCAGTAATCCTAATAAACCCATTGTAACAGAAGAAATTTCACTTATACCAAAAACCAAAACATTGGTTCAGGATACTGCTATCAGGGTGTTTGTCGAAGCACAAATATTGGGTAACTACCAGTCTATGACACCTCAACGGTTTGTCAGTGATTTTATTTTCAATTATGCTATTCTACCAGATTATAGTAGTCGGGACATATTACAACGCAAAAATGTTCGTCTGACAGTTGATGATCTTACCAAGTTAGAAGACAACCGTTTTTTGTTTTCATTTACGGTTCCCAAGTTGCAAGTACCTACAGCACTTCTTCTACTGGAAATCAATAATCTGACAGCATCCAAAAAGGTACTACATGATGTTCCGTTAAAATTTACTTCCACCCGTTTGAGTGATACCTATGGCATATTCGATCAATATGGTGAATATCCGATGATTCGCAACTTTGCTACACAAACAGATACACTTCAGATTGCAGATCTGAACCATACTAAACGTTCAATGGTGGTAACACATTATAGTCATGATTTTGAACCTGCGCCTTCTCCTATGGGAAGTGCGGCCAAGAATGTTCCTAAAACGTTAGAACCTGATACTTTATTTACTGTCTCTACCAATCAATCCTTTACCCTCCCAAAACCTGGCTTATACTTCTTTCAGGAAGACACCAGCCAAAATTCAGGAGTTAGTATCTGGATAGGTGACAAGCGTTATCCAAGATACACCCATCCCCAGGATTTGGTAGAACCACTTATTTATATCAGTACTAAGAACGAACTGAAAGAATTACAAACAACAACTATACCTAAGAAAACACTTGATACTTATTGGTTGCGTCTGACAAGTAATAGTGAAACTCGTGCCAAGCGAAGTATTAGAGCTTACTATCGTCGTGTAGCAACAGCAAATAGATTATTCTCCAGTTACAAAGAAGGCTGGAAAACAGATATGGGTATGATATACATTGTGTTAGGCCAGCCAGACCAGGTGACCCGACTAAAAGACAAAGAAGTATGGACGTATACTCAGAATGCCAATTTCTCAGAGATAAACTTTACATTCATGCGTCGTCCAAATGCATTTACAGAAGAAGCATATGAGTTAGTACGTTATGTAGAATATGAGCCTATCTGGTATCCGGTTGTTGAAGAATGGAGAAAAGGTGTTGTAGAATAAGAGGATGTCAGATATAAAAATAAAAAGGGTGTGTATATGATACACACCCTTTTTATTTTTATCTACTATCATTATTAAAGTCGGCTTAACACCTCAATACGATGAGAATCTAGTTTTAAGAAGATCCAGAGTAAAATTGTAAAAGACCACAAAGATGATCCACCATAGCTAAAGAACGGAAGAGGAATCCCAATTACAGGAAGCAATCCAATAGCCATTCCAAGATTTACAGCAAAGTGGAAAAAGATGATACAGGCAACACAATACCCGTAAATACGGGAAAAACGATCACGTTGACGTTCTGCAAGTGCAATAATACGACAAAGCAGCCCTATCATTAAAATAAAAACGATCAACCCACCAATCCATCCCTGCTCTTCACCAATAGTAGCAAAAATAAAGTCGGTACTTTGCTCTGGCACAAAGTCAAATTTTGTTTGTGTACCATTTAAAAACCCTTTTCCCCAGAAGCCTCCCGAACCAATAGCAATCTTGGATTGAAGTACCTGCCAGCCAATTTTTTTCTGGTCAACTGTCTCAGGTTTTAATAAAACCATAATTCTATCTCGCTGGTGAGCTTGCAATACGTTAAACATAAAGAAACCAACCAACTCAATCATTGCACTTACAAAAGCTCCCCCTCCAATAGACATAAGTATGTTTCGGGGGCTCTTCCAACGCAGATTAAGAATTACCAATCCTATAATAACCCAGACTGCAATGTGAAGATATACGTGTTCTATTATTAATGATAAGATAACAATGACCGCAGCAATGATAGGAAGTATCAATACCCAGGGAGTAAGGCCTTCTCTATATAGAACCAGGATAAAAGCTCCAAAGACAAGAGCAGACCCTGTATCATTTTGCTTTAATATTAATATTGCCGGAATGCCTATGATAGCGCCACAGACGAGTTGAGTCCGAGTATCATCAAATTTTATTTCATTATCACCCAGATATTTTGCCAGAGTAAGTGCTGTAACAAATTTGGCAAACTCTGAAGGTTGTATCCGAATACTCCCTATTTCAAACCAGGCTTTTGCGCCATGCACATCATGAGCCAAAAAGATTACACCAACCAATGCAACTAAAATTATCCCATACAGAATAAAGGCAAAAGCTTCAAAGAACTTGAAGTCCACAATCATGATCAGGAGTATCAAAACAAAGGAGGAGCCAATCCAGATAAGTTGCTTTCCAGAATTTATCCCAAAGTCAAAAATACTTTGGTGAAGTTCGGGATCATAAACAGCAGCAAAAATGTTGAACCAACCCGCTATTACACAAGCTGCATACAAGGCAACTGTAAGCCAGTCGAGCTTACCTGTTGATAGTTCCTGTCCAGGCCTGGGCTGAGCATAAAGCATAATTTTTTTCTGAATAGTAAATTGTTGATGAAATAAATTAGTTCTTCTCTGTGGCTGACTTAGTGCGATTACTTACAATAATAGGCTTGTTTTGTTTACTGGTATCTGGTTTTGGGAAACCAGGAAGTGTAGGTTTAGGCTTGGAGCCTGTACTATCCTTTTTAATAGCTTTAGGATCAATTTTAGGCTTAGGCATATAATTACGCAACTTGAAATCTTTTTCCAGTAAAGTTCTGTCTACATGCCCTTTCAAATATTTTTCTACAATTAAACTGGCGATAGGTGCAGCAGCAAATCCACCGAAGCCTGCATTCTCAACATAAACAGCCAATGCTATTTTAGGATTTTCTTTTGGAGCAAAGGCCACAAACACGGAATGGTCCTTCTCGCCTTTTTTATTCTGTGAAGTTCCGGTCTTTCCACACATAACAATATCTGGAATACGTGCTTTAGACCACACAGTTCCCCGTTTTACTGCATCTTCCATCCCATCAATCACTGTTTGAAAATGCTCCGGTTTGATACTTGTATGGTGTTTTTCCTGATATTGAGGAAGAGGCGCTCCATTCTTACCTATACGTTTGATCAGGTGTGGTGTATAATAATAACCCCGATTAGCCATGATAGCAGCAAGATTAGCCATCTGAATTGGTACCACGTTTAGCTCTCCTTCCCCAATACTTACTGAATAAAAGTTTGAGAACTGCCAGCGAGATTTTCCATAGGAGCGGTTGTATATAGCAGTATCAGGTATGAATCCTCGTTTTACGTTCGGCATATCTACCTCTAGCTTTGTCCCAAATCCAAACGTTTTTACATGTTTATTCCACTCCATCAAACCAATCGGAGCATCTCTCCAATTATTACCACTACTTTGTGCGTAGATAATACGTCGGTACACATTGTAAAAATAAGGGTTACAGGACCACTCAATAGCATTGTGTAAGTCATTATGTCCACTTGGATGGCTATGGCATTTCATTGGTACTTTGATACAGGCAAACTGAGACTGAGGATCGATTACACCTTCTTCAAGGGCAACTAGTGATTGCACTAGCTTAAAGATAGATCCAGGCCGATATACAGCCTGGATAGGCCTGTTGTACATTGGTAAGTAGGGGTTCTTTTGCAACTCACTGAAGTTCTTTCCAAACAAACGTCCTACTAATAGATTTGGATCATAGCTAGGAGCTGATACCATAGTGAGAATCTCTCCTGTAGAAGGTTCTATAGCAACAATACTCCCAATCTTATTAGTCATTAAGCTATCGGCATACCGCTGAAGATCCAAATCAATAGATGAAATCAAATTTTCGCCAGCAACAGCAGATGTATCAAATGTGCCTTCTTTAAAAGACCCTTTCTCAACTCCATTCACATTCACCATTACATAACGAACACCTCGTTGCCCACGTAATTGTTCTTCATAATACGACTCTACACCTGAAATACCGATGTAGTCACCTTGTCTGTAGTAATTCTGATTTTCGAGGCGTTTCTCACTAATCTCTCCTATATAGCCAAGTGCATTGGCGAGGGTAGGTTGAGGATACTTTCGGACAGCACGTGAAGTATAAAAGAATCCAGGATAATTAATCAGACGATCCTGAATATGAGCAAACTCATTTACAGATAATTGTTTCAAAAAAACAGTAGGTCGCCCTCTAGCATATTTAGATCGTGTTGCAATAGTCATTACCGAATCAAAATACTGCCGTGTAACTCCCATTGTATTACAAAAGCTCACTGTGTCATCA harbors:
- a CDS encoding aldehyde dehydrogenase (NADP(+)), encoding MSLTGQQLIGYEYSQQGKQTFTGINPRNNEALSPIFHEATKNEVDLAVHKAHEAFKTYRRLSDKQKAQFLEKIAEEIVEIGDVLLDTASLETALPITRLQGERGRTVGQLQLFANLLKEGSWVNARIDLAQPDRTPLPKPDIRQMEVPLGPVAVFGASNFPLAFSVAGGDTVSALAAGCPVVFKAHPAHPATCELVATAILKAAKACQLPDGVFSMVHGLTHEPGMALVTHPLIQAVGFTGSFRGGKAIYDAAVRRNTPIPVYAEMGSTNPVFILPEALAQKKQNLVSGLTGSITLGVGQFCTNPGVIVTESSSESEAFIELLTSSVESSPSGVMLTAVIKNTYQKGIELLSMNPDVNVLAGSLPHTSDTEVSSYLLETTAQAAIENPALLEEVFGPSSLHVQAQSKEEVLKLAESLQGHLTTTIHGTENDLREYAELIDILTQKVGRLIINGYPTGVEVTHAMTHGGPFPATTDSRSTSVGTNAIYRFVRPVSFQDLPQFLLPEALQDSNPLSIWRMVNGEYKK
- a CDS encoding class I SAM-dependent methyltransferase, with the translated sequence MSFSTTEITSHEIISDNPIHQRLLFAYYEATNITKGQLLEVGCGVGRGIAILSEACDKYTGIDKNEQLIEQLRQTYPNALFIGQNVPPLQKIPTESYDTVVAFQVIEHIEDDNLFVKELHRVLKPEGKLIITTPNIKRSLTRNPWHVREYKAQELISLMKKYFTKLQTFGVQGNEKVETYMEQNKKAVEKITKYDILNLQYRLPRALLQIPYDILNRMNRKKLMDSNTGLVNEIQYTDYFLDDNIETCLDFFYVAEKCNC
- a CDS encoding 2OG-Fe(II) oxygenase translates to MELINPIYTDAAKVEQLAAEFQTSKPYKHLVLDNFFRQEVADKLYENFPSVEKLTKHWKGMNENKSEGSNFSDFDPIFTQVRNEIMSPEFAQWMEKVTGIKGVFVTDDSLGTGLHQGSDGSFLDIHVDFNIHHVKNVYRRLNFLVYLNKNWKDEYGGGMEMWNADMTKMEKVVMPILNRVLIFETSEISYHGYSKITLPPGETRKSFYTYFYTPITDPTILNKYHDTIFKPKPGDSTLKKVGTNTKETLKNFIKGQLKRAGVKF
- a CDS encoding GWxTD domain-containing protein, giving the protein MKLYYFFLGAALLVAGCSRPPASKPVSNPNKPIVTEEISLIPKTKTLVQDTAIRVFVEAQILGNYQSMTPQRFVSDFIFNYAILPDYSSRDILQRKNVRLTVDDLTKLEDNRFLFSFTVPKLQVPTALLLLEINNLTASKKVLHDVPLKFTSTRLSDTYGIFDQYGEYPMIRNFATQTDTLQIADLNHTKRSMVVTHYSHDFEPAPSPMGSAAKNVPKTLEPDTLFTVSTNQSFTLPKPGLYFFQEDTSQNSGVSIWIGDKRYPRYTHPQDLVEPLIYISTKNELKELQTTTIPKKTLDTYWLRLTSNSETRAKRSIRAYYRRVATANRLFSSYKEGWKTDMGMIYIVLGQPDQVTRLKDKEVWTYTQNANFSEINFTFMRRPNAFTEEAYELVRYVEYEPIWYPVVEEWRKGVVE
- the rodA gene encoding rod shape-determining protein RodA, with protein sequence MLYAQPRPGQELSTGKLDWLTVALYAACVIAGWFNIFAAVYDPELHQSIFDFGINSGKQLIWIGSSFVLILLIMIVDFKFFEAFAFILYGIILVALVGVIFLAHDVHGAKAWFEIGSIRIQPSEFAKFVTALTLAKYLGDNEIKFDDTRTQLVCGAIIGIPAILILKQNDTGSALVFGAFILVLYREGLTPWVLILPIIAAVIVILSLIIEHVYLHIAVWVIIGLVILNLRWKSPRNILMSIGGGAFVSAMIELVGFFMFNVLQAHQRDRIMVLLKPETVDQKKIGWQVLQSKIAIGSGGFWGKGFLNGTQTKFDFVPEQSTDFIFATIGEEQGWIGGLIVFILMIGLLCRIIALAERQRDRFSRIYGYCVACIIFFHFAVNLGMAIGLLPVIGIPLPFFSYGGSSLWSFTILLWIFLKLDSHRIEVLSRL
- the mrdA gene encoding penicillin-binding protein 2, producing the protein MKDSRRFVIQGIFILVGIVYLVRLFYLQVVDDNYKAQADDNAIRRVIVYPHRGQILDRNGKLIVINESVYDISVIPKKARIDDTVSFCNTMGVTRQYFDSVMTIATRSKYARGRPTVFLKQLSVNEFAHIQDRLINYPGFFYTSRAVRKYPQPTLANALGYIGEISEKRLENQNYYRQGDYIGISGVESYYEEQLRGQRGVRYVMVNVNGVEKGSFKEGTFDTSAVAGENLISSIDLDLQRYADSLMTNKIGSIVAIEPSTGEILTMVSAPSYDPNLLVGRLFGKNFSELQKNPYLPMYNRPIQAVYRPGSIFKLVQSLVALEEGVIDPQSQFACIKVPMKCHSHPSGHNDLHNAIEWSCNPYFYNVYRRIIYAQSSGNNWRDAPIGLMEWNKHVKTFGFGTKLEVDMPNVKRGFIPDTAIYNRSYGKSRWQFSNFYSVSIGEGELNVVPIQMANLAAIMANRGYYYTPHLIKRIGKNGAPLPQYQEKHHTSIKPEHFQTVIDGMEDAVKRGTVWSKARIPDIVMCGKTGTSQNKKGEKDHSVFVAFAPKENPKIALAVYVENAGFGGFAAAPIASLIVEKYLKGHVDRTLLEKDFKLRNYMPKPKIDPKAIKKDSTGSKPKPTLPGFPKPDTSKQNKPIIVSNRTKSATEKN